The proteins below are encoded in one region of Avibacterium volantium:
- a CDS encoding DsrE/DsrF/TusD sulfur relay family protein encodes MQNILFIVHSSPYGDEHFFSALRLALQLQEQHKSAVQLRLFFMSDAVVGGLAQQQPAEGYHLQQMIEILTAQGATIKLCKTCANARGIHNAPLADGVEIGTLIELADWTMEADKVLNF; translated from the coding sequence ATGCAAAACATCTTATTTATTGTGCATTCTTCCCCTTATGGCGATGAACATTTTTTCAGCGCTTTACGCCTTGCCTTGCAGTTACAAGAGCAACATAAAAGTGCGGTGCAATTACGCTTATTTTTTATGTCTGATGCTGTGGTGGGTGGTTTAGCTCAACAACAGCCAGCAGAGGGCTATCATTTACAACAAATGATCGAAATTCTCACTGCACAAGGGGCGACCATTAAATTATGCAAAACCTGTGCCAATGCGCGTGGCATTCACAATGCACCGCTTGCTGATGGGGTGGAAATTGGCACATTAATTGAGCTTGCAGATTGGACAATGGAAGCAGATAAGGTACTGAATTTTTAA
- a CDS encoding glycogen/starch/alpha-glucan phosphorylase: MTMDNTDFPFSYNQPEQTTESLKKAIVYKLIFLIGRSPQEASQRDWLNATLYAVRDLVTEGWISTARQSRDEKTRRVYYLSMEYLMGRTLSNALIAEGVYTLAKDALAELDVDLEEIIEKEVDPGLGNGGLGRLAACFMDSIATLAIPGMGYGIRYEYGMFQQAIEDGKQVEKPDAWLEKGAPWEFMRPSKRFNIQFGGHIYFEGKKCVWDSSEEITALAYDQMIPGYDNDSAATLRLWSAHAGDSFNLAEFNRGDYFRAIETRAASENVSRVLYPDDSTWAGRELRLRQEYFLVSASLQDIIKRHKRTHGTVKNLADKVAIHLNDTHPALAIPELMYILVDKEGYDWKTAWDMCRRIFSYTCHTLMSEALETWPVEMMAKNLPRHLQIIFEINDYFLEYVRTYVTTDDDFIRRVSLIEEGDTRKVRMGWLSVVGSHKVNGVAAIHSELMKTSTFADFAHIYPERFTNVTNGITPRRWIAVANPDLSALFDRYIGTEWRRDLSLLTELKAHINDAEVQQAIPAIKRANKQRLADYVKKELGIELSPDALFDVQVKRIHEYKRQILNVLHIVARYNEMLENPEKDWTPRVFILAGKAASAYYAAKQTINLINDVAKIINNDERLQGRLKVVFIPNYSVSLAQIIIPAADISEQISLAGTEASGTSNMKFALNGALTLGTLDGANVEILENVGEDNIFIFGHTVEQVEELRRNGYRPYDIYQSNEQLRRVIDQITSGLFSPNDPHRYQDLLNGLCYHDYYQSFADFQSYVEAQKRVDEKYHDQKAWTNSALQNIVNMSFFSSDRTIEEYAQKIWKIQPLKLN, from the coding sequence ATGACAATGGATAACACCGATTTTCCATTTTCTTATAACCAACCTGAGCAAACCACAGAATCGCTGAAAAAGGCGATTGTGTATAAATTGATTTTCTTAATTGGACGTTCCCCACAAGAAGCAAGCCAACGTGATTGGCTAAACGCCACCCTTTATGCAGTGCGAGATCTGGTTACAGAGGGCTGGATTTCTACTGCCCGTCAATCCCGTGATGAAAAAACACGCCGTGTTTATTATTTATCAATGGAATATTTAATGGGACGCACCCTCTCTAATGCATTGATTGCAGAGGGCGTTTACACCCTTGCTAAAGACGCGTTAGCAGAGCTTGATGTGGATTTAGAAGAAATCATCGAAAAAGAAGTCGATCCTGGTTTAGGTAACGGTGGTTTAGGGCGCTTAGCTGCGTGCTTTATGGATTCGATTGCCACCCTTGCAATTCCTGGTATGGGTTATGGTATTCGTTATGAATACGGAATGTTCCAACAAGCCATTGAAGACGGCAAACAGGTAGAAAAACCTGATGCTTGGTTAGAAAAAGGCGCACCTTGGGAATTTATGCGACCGTCCAAACGCTTTAATATTCAATTTGGTGGACACATTTATTTTGAAGGCAAAAAATGCGTTTGGGATTCAAGCGAAGAAATCACCGCACTTGCTTATGATCAAATGATCCCAGGCTATGACAACGACAGTGCAGCGACCTTACGTTTATGGAGTGCCCACGCGGGGGATTCTTTCAATTTGGCAGAATTTAACCGTGGGGATTATTTCCGTGCCATTGAAACCCGTGCCGCAAGCGAAAATGTTTCTCGTGTGTTATACCCTGATGATTCCACTTGGGCAGGACGCGAATTGCGTTTACGCCAAGAATATTTCTTAGTTTCCGCATCGTTACAAGATATTATCAAACGCCACAAACGTACCCACGGCACAGTGAAAAATTTAGCCGATAAAGTTGCTATTCACCTCAATGACACTCACCCAGCCCTTGCCATTCCTGAATTAATGTATATTTTGGTGGATAAAGAAGGCTATGATTGGAAAACCGCGTGGGATATGTGCCGCCGTATTTTCTCTTACACTTGCCACACCTTAATGTCTGAAGCCTTAGAAACTTGGCCAGTGGAAATGATGGCGAAAAACCTCCCTCGCCATTTGCAAATTATCTTTGAAATCAACGATTATTTCTTGGAATATGTCCGCACTTATGTAACAACCGACGATGATTTTATTCGCCGAGTTTCTCTGATCGAAGAGGGCGATACGCGTAAAGTGCGTATGGGGTGGCTTTCAGTCGTTGGCTCGCATAAAGTTAATGGCGTTGCAGCAATTCATTCAGAGTTAATGAAAACCTCTACCTTTGCCGACTTCGCCCACATTTATCCAGAACGCTTTACCAATGTAACCAATGGGATTACGCCACGCCGTTGGATTGCAGTGGCAAACCCAGATCTTTCCGCCTTATTTGACCGTTATATCGGCACAGAATGGCGACGTGATTTGAGCTTATTGACGGAACTCAAAGCCCATATCAATGACGCAGAAGTGCAACAAGCCATTCCCGCGATTAAACGTGCGAACAAACAGCGTTTAGCCGACTATGTGAAAAAAGAATTGGGGATTGAATTAAGCCCTGATGCCTTATTTGATGTGCAAGTGAAGCGTATCCACGAATACAAACGCCAAATTCTCAACGTCTTGCATATCGTTGCACGTTATAACGAAATGCTAGAGAATCCAGAAAAAGATTGGACGCCACGCGTGTTTATTCTGGCAGGGAAAGCAGCATCAGCCTATTATGCGGCGAAACAAACCATTAATTTAATCAATGATGTGGCGAAAATCATCAATAACGATGAACGCTTGCAAGGTCGCCTGAAAGTGGTGTTTATTCCAAACTACAGCGTCAGCCTTGCTCAGATCATCATTCCTGCTGCGGATATTTCTGAACAAATTTCCCTTGCAGGAACAGAAGCATCAGGCACAAGTAATATGAAATTTGCCCTCAACGGTGCATTAACCTTGGGAACCTTAGACGGTGCAAACGTAGAGATCTTAGAAAACGTGGGCGAAGATAATATTTTCATCTTTGGTCATACCGTGGAACAGGTGGAAGAGTTACGTCGTAACGGCTACCGCCCATACGATATTTACCAAAGCAATGAACAGTTACGCCGTGTGATTGACCAAATCACATCAGGATTATTCTCGCCGAATGATCCGCATCGTTATCAAGATTTACTTAATGGCTTATGTTATCACGATTATTATCAATCCTTTGCTGATTTCCAAAGCTATGTGGAAGCACAAAAACGGGTTGATGAAAAATACCATGATCAAAAAGCGTGGACGAACAGCGCCTTGCAAAATATTGTCAATATGAGTTTCTTCTCATCAGACAGAACCATTGAAGAATATGCGCAAAAAATCTGGAAAATCCAACCGCTCAAATTAAACTAA
- the glgA gene encoding glycogen synthase GlgA: MRVLHVCSELYPLLKTGGLADVMGALPFAQQQIGMDTRILLPAYPAIAAGIPNTVVVAEFDNFAGHIVLRYGEYNGLGVYLIDAPHLYAREGNPYHDQWYNDYADNYKRFALLGWVGAELAVGLDAWWQAEVVHAHDWHAGLTSAYLALKGRPAKSVFTIHNLAYQGVFSYHHLFELGLPLEMFHIDGLELHGQISYLKSGLYYSDVVTAVSPTYAKEITTPEFGYGLQGLLQTLEHQGRLVGILNGVDEQIWNPNVDHYIEDHYKLKAMTGKRKNKEKLQAYFNLPQQPDALLFVMVTRLTEQKGVDLLIQSAETIVQQGGQLALLGSGAPHLEEGLRHLAERYPENIAVKIGYDEALSHLIIAGGDVILVPSRFEPCGLTQLYGLKYGTLPLVRATGGLADTVVDSYSENIKARKATGFVFNDADAQGLSWAINNAFALWQKQRLWQSVRVVAMEQDFSWQIAARHYQDLYQRIL, encoded by the coding sequence ATGAGAGTTTTACACGTTTGTTCAGAACTTTATCCGTTACTCAAAACCGGCGGATTAGCTGATGTGATGGGTGCATTGCCTTTTGCGCAACAGCAAATTGGAATGGATACCCGAATTTTACTGCCTGCTTATCCTGCCATTGCCGCAGGTATTCCTAACACCGTTGTAGTGGCGGAATTTGATAATTTTGCTGGGCATATTGTGCTACGTTATGGCGAATATAACGGGCTAGGCGTTTATTTAATTGATGCGCCGCATTTGTATGCCAGAGAGGGCAATCCTTATCACGATCAATGGTATAACGATTATGCCGATAACTATAAACGCTTTGCTTTGCTCGGTTGGGTTGGGGCAGAGCTTGCGGTGGGCTTAGATGCGTGGTGGCAAGCGGAAGTGGTTCACGCGCACGATTGGCACGCTGGATTAACCAGTGCCTATTTAGCGCTTAAAGGGCGCCCTGCAAAATCGGTATTTACCATTCATAATCTGGCTTATCAGGGTGTGTTTTCTTATCATCATTTGTTTGAGCTAGGTCTGCCGTTGGAAATGTTCCATATTGATGGCTTAGAGTTGCACGGACAAATTTCTTATTTGAAATCAGGGCTTTATTATTCCGATGTAGTTACCGCCGTTAGCCCAACCTATGCCAAAGAAATCACCACGCCAGAATTTGGCTACGGCTTGCAAGGCTTGCTACAAACCTTAGAGCATCAAGGGCGCTTAGTCGGTATTCTGAATGGGGTTGATGAGCAAATTTGGAACCCGAATGTGGATCACTACATTGAAGATCATTACAAATTAAAAGCAATGACAGGCAAACGCAAAAATAAAGAGAAATTGCAAGCCTATTTCAATCTCCCACAACAGCCTGATGCCTTGTTATTTGTTATGGTTACCCGTTTAACGGAACAAAAAGGCGTGGATCTACTTATTCAAAGCGCCGAAACCATTGTGCAACAAGGCGGTCAGCTTGCTTTACTTGGCTCAGGCGCACCGCATTTAGAAGAAGGATTACGCCACCTTGCCGAACGTTATCCTGAAAATATCGCAGTAAAAATTGGCTACGATGAAGCCTTATCACACCTAATTATTGCGGGTGGTGATGTGATTTTAGTACCAAGCCGTTTTGAGCCTTGTGGTTTAACTCAGCTTTATGGTTTGAAATACGGCACGTTACCATTAGTGCGCGCCACAGGCGGCTTGGCGGATACGGTGGTGGATAGCTATTCTGAAAACATCAAAGCGCGCAAAGCCACAGGATTTGTGTTTAATGATGCCGATGCGCAAGGTTTAAGTTGGGCGATTAACAATGCCTTTGCACTTTGGCAAAAACAACGCCTATGGCAAAGCGTGCGTGTGGTTGCAATGGAGCAAGATTTCAGCTGGCAAATCGCAGCCAGACATTATCAAGATTTATATCAACGTATTTTATAG
- the glgC gene encoding glucose-1-phosphate adenylyltransferase has protein sequence MSNSISKSPNKYDLVKDTLVLILAGGRGSRLYELTDKRAKPALYFGGNRRIIDFALSNCINSGLNHIGVVTQYAAHSLLRHLQKGWSFLPQERGEFIDMLPARQQIDDSTWYRGTADAVYQNMAIIRDHYCPKYILILAGDHIYKQDYSQMLLDHVSSNAKCTVGCIEVEREKACEFGVMAVDENLKVKAFVEKPKDPPAMAGKPNVSLASMGIYVFNADYLYDILEREVNTPYTSHDFGKDVLPKCLEEGTLYAHPFSRSCMGRNTDGEIYWRDVGTLDSFWQSNIDLVSENPQLDIYDQRWPIRGNPTQTYPSKFFYSKSDIKPVDNCLISGGCVITDASISYSVLFDRVNVQEGSLVDHSVVLPQVTIGKNCTLKRCIVDRHCVIPDGMQIGVDLELDSKRFRVSSGGVVLVTASMLKKLNGETVAFEAHLD, from the coding sequence ATGAGCAACAGTATTTCAAAATCACCCAATAAATATGATCTTGTGAAAGATACCTTGGTGTTAATTTTAGCGGGTGGGCGTGGTTCACGGCTTTATGAACTCACCGATAAACGGGCAAAACCTGCGTTATATTTTGGTGGCAACAGACGAATTATTGATTTTGCGTTATCCAACTGTATTAACTCAGGGCTAAACCATATTGGTGTGGTTACCCAATATGCAGCACATTCATTATTACGCCATTTGCAAAAAGGCTGGTCGTTCTTGCCACAAGAGCGTGGTGAGTTTATTGATATGTTGCCAGCACGTCAGCAAATTGATGATTCCACTTGGTATCGTGGCACGGCAGATGCGGTGTATCAAAATATGGCGATTATTCGTGATCATTACTGCCCGAAATATATTTTAATCTTAGCAGGCGACCATATTTATAAACAAGATTATAGCCAAATGTTACTCGATCACGTTTCAAGTAATGCAAAATGTACCGTTGGCTGTATTGAAGTGGAGCGTGAAAAAGCCTGTGAATTTGGGGTAATGGCGGTAGATGAAAATCTTAAAGTAAAAGCTTTCGTTGAAAAACCAAAAGATCCTCCAGCAATGGCAGGCAAACCCAATGTGTCTTTGGCTTCAATGGGGATTTACGTGTTTAACGCCGATTACCTCTACGATATTTTAGAGCGTGAAGTGAACACCCCTTACACCTCTCACGATTTCGGTAAAGATGTATTACCAAAATGTTTAGAAGAAGGCACGCTTTATGCTCACCCATTCAGCCGTTCTTGTATGGGACGCAACACTGATGGCGAAATTTACTGGCGTGATGTGGGAACGTTAGACAGCTTCTGGCAATCCAACATTGACTTGGTTTCTGAAAATCCACAGCTGGATATTTATGATCAGCGCTGGCCAATTCGTGGTAACCCAACGCAAACTTATCCGTCAAAATTCTTTTATAGCAAATCAGACATTAAACCCGTGGATAACTGTTTGATTTCGGGCGGTTGTGTGATCACCGATGCGTCCATTAGCTATTCTGTGCTTTTCGATCGCGTTAATGTCCAAGAAGGTTCATTGGTGGATCACAGTGTGGTGCTGCCACAGGTTACCATTGGTAAAAATTGTACGCTTAAACGTTGTATCGTCGATCGTCATTGTGTGATTCCAGACGGAATGCAAATTGGCGTGGATTTAGAACTGGATAGCAAACGTTTTAGAGTGAGTAGTGGCGGCGTGGTGCTAGTTACCGCTTCAATGTTAAAGAAGCTCAATGGTGAAACAGTCGCCTTTGAAGCCCATTTAGATTAA
- the glgX gene encoding glycogen debranching protein GlgX, translated as MISTAVGKPYPLGSSVEILQYASGEKKVGWNFALFSSCAENVKLCLFFDGQELPLEMYQSGDVWHLWVGDLPYGTQYGFRITGKDGALCNPQKLMLDPYAKAVIGKPDLSSAEKRQWFLLSDPRDNAHLAPKAVLESEVFDWQGDKPLATPWAETIIYELHVKGFTQLREDLPEAIRGTYAGLAHPTMIAYLKDLGISAVEILPINYHLDEPHLQEKGLANYWGYSPLAMFAVESEYWSGQADTTPLSEFKTMVRALHQAGIEVILDVVFNHSMESEKHFPTFSQRGIDDRTYYWQNAQGEYLNATGCGNTLNLANDITRRWVLDCLIYWVEECHIDGFRFDLATVLGRETPAFNPQAQLFAEIAQEPRLQHCKFIAEPWDIGEGGYQVGNFPSYFAEWNDRFRDDLCRFWLWKSGELGGFAQRFAGSSDIYQNGDRKPHNSVNFITAHDGFTLCDLTSYNQKHNLANGEDNRDGRNENYSYNHGIEGVENIPDEVKYQRFLTCCGLLGSLLLANGTPMLLAGDEFGHSQQGNNNAYCQDNEITWLNWQKFQPHLFEATKQFIALRKAIPSLQRDEWWSEKNVQWRNVQGEIMTVADWHNPHSKAMQIQLDEDWLLLINAKAELQTFLLPEGKWEVVYCGASVQMQGNRWAVNDLAFVCCTKKGNDY; from the coding sequence ATGATCAGCACGGCAGTAGGAAAGCCTTATCCCTTAGGAAGTAGCGTTGAAATTTTGCAATATGCTTCAGGTGAGAAAAAAGTGGGGTGGAATTTTGCCTTATTTTCTTCCTGTGCAGAAAACGTCAAATTATGTTTATTTTTTGACGGACAAGAATTGCCACTGGAAATGTACCAAAGCGGAGATGTTTGGCATTTGTGGGTAGGCGATCTGCCTTATGGCACGCAATATGGCTTTCGTATTACGGGAAAAGACGGTGCATTGTGCAACCCACAAAAATTAATGCTTGATCCTTATGCCAAAGCTGTCATCGGCAAGCCAGATTTAAGTAGTGCAGAAAAACGGCAATGGTTTTTGCTCAGTGATCCGCGAGATAACGCCCATCTTGCCCCAAAAGCGGTATTGGAAAGCGAAGTGTTTGATTGGCAAGGCGATAAACCACTTGCTACCCCTTGGGCAGAAACCATTATTTATGAATTGCACGTTAAAGGTTTCACGCAACTGAGAGAAGATTTGCCTGAAGCTATTCGTGGCACTTATGCGGGGTTAGCGCACCCCACAATGATTGCCTATTTAAAAGATCTCGGCATAAGTGCGGTGGAAATTTTGCCCATAAATTATCACCTTGATGAACCCCATTTACAGGAAAAAGGCTTAGCCAATTATTGGGGATATAGCCCTTTAGCAATGTTTGCGGTGGAATCGGAATATTGGTCGGGACAAGCTGACACAACGCCATTAAGCGAATTTAAAACAATGGTTCGCGCACTTCACCAAGCGGGCATTGAAGTGATTTTAGATGTGGTATTCAACCACAGTATGGAATCAGAAAAACATTTTCCAACCTTTAGCCAGCGTGGAATTGATGATCGGACTTACTATTGGCAAAACGCACAAGGGGAATATCTAAACGCCACAGGCTGTGGCAATACCTTAAATTTAGCTAATGATATTACTCGCCGTTGGGTGTTGGATTGCTTAATTTATTGGGTGGAAGAATGTCATATTGACGGTTTCCGTTTTGATCTCGCCACAGTGTTAGGCAGAGAAACCCCAGCCTTTAACCCACAAGCACAGCTGTTTGCAGAAATTGCGCAAGAGCCGCGTTTACAGCACTGCAAATTTATTGCAGAACCTTGGGACATTGGCGAAGGGGGCTATCAAGTGGGCAATTTTCCAAGCTATTTTGCCGAATGGAACGATCGTTTTCGTGATGATCTGTGTCGTTTTTGGTTATGGAAAAGTGGTGAATTAGGTGGTTTTGCGCAACGTTTCGCAGGTTCAAGCGATATTTATCAAAATGGCGATCGCAAGCCGCATAATTCGGTGAATTTTATCACTGCGCACGATGGTTTTACCCTGTGCGATCTCACCAGCTATAACCAAAAGCATAATCTCGCGAATGGGGAAGATAATCGTGATGGTCGCAATGAAAATTACAGTTATAACCACGGCATAGAGGGCGTGGAAAATATTCCTGATGAAGTGAAATATCAACGCTTTTTAACTTGTTGCGGTTTGCTTGGCAGTTTGTTGCTTGCCAACGGTACGCCAATGCTGTTAGCGGGCGATGAATTTGGACATAGCCAACAAGGCAACAATAACGCCTATTGCCAAGATAATGAAATCACTTGGCTAAATTGGCAAAAATTTCAACCGCACTTATTTGAAGCTACAAAACAGTTCATTGCCTTGAGAAAAGCGATACCGAGTTTACAACGCGATGAATGGTGGAGTGAAAAAAATGTGCAATGGCGAAATGTGCAAGGGGAAATAATGACAGTGGCGGATTGGCATAATCCGCACAGCAAAGCAATGCAAATCCAGTTAGATGAAGACTGGTTACTTTTAATCAATGCAAAAGCAGAATTACAAACATTCTTGTTGCCCGAAGGGAAATGGGAAGTTGTATATTGTGGTGCGTCAGTACAAATGCAAGGAAATCGATGGGCTGTAAATGATCTCGCATTCGTATGTTGCACGAAAAAAGGAAATGACTATTGA
- the glgB gene encoding 1,4-alpha-glucan branching protein GlgB, whose product MNKFLPQETINAFFNGTHSDPFSVLGMHETEKGIEIRVLLPDADKVVIVNKENQQKVCELDCLDERGFFAGVMPDTRSFFAYQIEVYWGNEPQIIEDPYRFHPMIQELDNWLLAEGSHLRPYEILGAHFMECEGVSGVNFRLWAPNAKRVSVVGDFNYWDGRRHPMRFHASSGIWELFVPKAALGQLYKFEVLDCNDQLRLKADPYAFSSQLRPDTASQISPLPDVVEMTEKRRKANQFDQPISIYEVHLGSWRRNLENNFWLDYDQIADELIPYVKEMGFTHIEFLPLSEFPFDGSWGYQPIGLYSPTSRFGTPEGFKRLVDKAHEAGINVILDWVPGHFPSDTHGLVAFDGTALYEHADPREGYHQDWNTLIYNYGRHEVKNFLSGNALYWLERFGLDGLRVDAVASMIYRDYSRADGEWIPNQYGGRENLEAIEFLKHTNYVLGTENAGAITIAEESTSFAGVTHPPQDGGLGFHFKWNMGWMNDTLAYMKRDPIYRQHHHDQMTFGMMYQYSENFVLPLSHDEVVHGKGSLIGKMPGDAWQQFANLRAYYGYMWGYPGKKLLFMGNEFAQGREWNYQESLDWFLLDESIGGGWHKGVLNLVRDLNRTYQNHPALYQLDCDPKGFDWLVVDDYQNSVFVFERCSRDDERIIVISNFTPVPRYDYRFGVNEAGVYEEILNTDSYFYQGSNVGNQGEVVSEEIPSHDKDHSISVTIPPLATIYLKWKKPAKSTKKAQSTKAEKVKKAEKTDTAEKGQKAKTAKAEKAANVTKANTAKSKKATKKKA is encoded by the coding sequence ATGAATAAATTCCTTCCACAAGAAACCATTAATGCGTTTTTCAACGGCACACATTCTGATCCGTTTTCCGTGTTAGGTATGCATGAAACCGAAAAAGGCATTGAAATCCGCGTGTTATTGCCTGATGCGGATAAAGTCGTGATTGTTAATAAAGAAAATCAGCAAAAGGTGTGCGAATTAGATTGCCTTGATGAACGTGGCTTTTTCGCTGGTGTAATGCCTGATACACGCAGTTTTTTTGCATATCAGATTGAAGTTTATTGGGGCAATGAACCACAAATTATTGAAGATCCTTATCGCTTCCACCCAATGATTCAAGAGCTAGATAATTGGCTGTTGGCAGAAGGTTCTCATTTACGTCCTTATGAAATTCTCGGTGCGCATTTTATGGAATGTGAAGGCGTGTCGGGCGTGAATTTCCGTTTATGGGCGCCGAATGCGAAACGGGTTTCTGTGGTGGGCGATTTTAACTATTGGGACGGTCGTCGCCACCCAATGCGTTTTCACGCGTCCAGTGGGATTTGGGAATTATTTGTGCCAAAAGCAGCGCTTGGACAACTGTATAAGTTTGAAGTGTTAGATTGCAATGATCAGCTACGCTTAAAAGCCGATCCTTATGCCTTTAGCTCACAGCTTCGCCCTGATACGGCTTCACAAATTAGCCCATTGCCAGATGTGGTGGAAATGACTGAAAAACGTCGCAAAGCGAACCAGTTCGATCAACCGATTTCTATTTATGAAGTGCATTTAGGCTCTTGGCGGCGTAATCTGGAAAATAATTTCTGGTTGGATTATGACCAAATTGCAGACGAGCTTATTCCTTATGTGAAAGAAATGGGCTTTACCCATATTGAATTTCTGCCTTTATCGGAATTTCCATTTGATGGCTCTTGGGGCTATCAGCCTATTGGACTTTATTCACCAACCAGCCGTTTTGGCACACCAGAAGGCTTTAAACGCTTAGTCGATAAAGCTCACGAAGCAGGCATTAATGTGATTTTAGATTGGGTGCCAGGGCATTTCCCAAGTGATACCCACGGCTTGGTAGCCTTTGACGGCACGGCGTTGTATGAACACGCTGATCCAAGAGAGGGCTATCATCAGGATTGGAATACGTTAATTTATAACTATGGCCGCCACGAGGTAAAAAACTTCTTATCAGGCAATGCCTTATATTGGCTTGAACGATTTGGTTTAGACGGCTTACGTGTCGATGCAGTGGCATCAATGATTTACCGTGATTACAGCCGAGCAGACGGTGAGTGGATTCCAAATCAATATGGTGGCCGTGAAAATTTAGAAGCCATTGAGTTTTTAAAACATACCAATTATGTCCTTGGCACGGAAAATGCGGGCGCAATCACCATTGCAGAGGAATCCACGTCCTTTGCTGGCGTAACCCACCCACCGCAAGATGGCGGTTTAGGTTTCCATTTCAAATGGAATATGGGCTGGATGAACGACACCCTTGCCTATATGAAAAGAGATCCGATTTATCGCCAACATCATCACGATCAAATGACTTTTGGAATGATGTATCAATATAGCGAAAACTTTGTGTTGCCACTTTCTCACGATGAAGTCGTACACGGCAAAGGCTCACTGATCGGCAAAATGCCGGGTGATGCGTGGCAACAATTTGCTAATTTGCGTGCTTATTATGGCTATATGTGGGGCTATCCGGGTAAAAAATTGCTCTTTATGGGCAACGAATTTGCGCAAGGACGTGAATGGAATTATCAAGAAAGCCTAGATTGGTTCTTGCTTGATGAAAGTATTGGCGGTGGCTGGCATAAAGGCGTATTAAATTTAGTGCGAGATTTAAACCGCACTTATCAAAATCACCCTGCGTTATACCAATTAGATTGCGATCCAAAAGGCTTTGATTGGCTTGTGGTGGACGATTATCAAAATTCCGTGTTCGTGTTTGAGCGTTGTAGTCGCGATGATGAGCGCATTATTGTAATCAGTAACTTCACGCCAGTGCCACGTTATGATTATCGCTTTGGCGTGAATGAAGCAGGCGTGTATGAAGAAATTCTTAATACGGATTCTTATTTCTACCAAGGTTCTAACGTGGGCAACCAAGGGGAAGTGGTGAGTGAAGAAATTCCAAGCCACGATAAAGATCATTCTATTTCCGTAACCATTCCGCCATTGGCAACCATTTATTTAAAATGGAAAAAGCCTGCAAAAAGTACAAAAAAAGCACAAAGTACAAAAGCAGAAAAAGTAAAAAAAGCTGAAAAAACAGATACAGCGGAAAAAGGGCAAAAGGCGAAAACAGCGAAAGCTGAAAAAGCGGCAAACGTAACGAAAGCCAATACAGCTAAAAGCAAAAAAGCCACGAAGAAAAAAGCATAA